A part of Saccopteryx bilineata isolate mSacBil1 chromosome 8, mSacBil1_pri_phased_curated, whole genome shotgun sequence genomic DNA contains:
- the NDUFB4 gene encoding NADH dehydrogenase [ubiquinone] 1 beta subcomplex subunit 4, whose amino-acid sequence MAPSEYKPSRLATLPSTLDPAEYDISPETRKAQAERLAIRSRLKREYLLQYNDPSRRTLIEDPALARWTYARSANVFPNFRPTPKTSLLGAVVGIGPLFFWYYVFKTDRDRKEKLIQEGKVDRTFNISY is encoded by the exons ATGGCGCCCTCCGAGTACAAGCCTTCTCGGCTGGCCACCTTGCCCTCTACCCTCGACCCAGCTGAATACGACATATCTCCGGAAACCCGTAAGGCGCAAGCCGAGCGGTTGGCCATAAGATCTCGGCTTAAAAGGGAGTATCTGCTTCAGTACAATGACCCCAGCCGCCGAACGCTCATT gAAGATCCTGCATTGGCTCGTTGGACCTACGCAAGATCAGCAAATGTCTTTCCCAATTTTAGACCCACTCCCAAGACCTCACTCTTAGGAGCTGTGGTTGGAATTGGGCCCCTCTTCTTCTGGTATTACGTTTTTAAAACTGACAGG gatagaaaagaaaaacttatccAGGAAGGAAAAGTGGATCGAACATTTAATATCTCATATTAA